In Mus musculus strain C57BL/6J chromosome 15, GRCm38.p6 C57BL/6J, the genomic stretch TTGGACTGCAGCCGAGTTATCACCCTCACCATCTATAAAACAGTGTACAATCTCTACCACTACCTGCTCTCACATGGCTGTTGTGATGCCCATTAATTACTAGCATTATTGTTAGTATATATTAGTGTAATTAATTAGAGCTCATTTGAGAAACTAACCTCACAGCCCATGCGTAGCCGGAAGCCTTGGTCTTCTCTGGAGATGCCACCGATGACAGCCACAGTGCGGATACCGAGTGGCTTTCCGAACTTGATGGTTTCTTCCTCAATCTGCTGAGCCAACTCACGGGTAGGAGCCAGGATGATGGCATAAGGGCCCTGGTCTGACTCTTCGATCCTGTGGTAAATGGGGTATCCCACATCTCCATAAGCTTTGGTCTCATTGACCACAAGCAGGAACAAGACAAAGTTACTCTTAGAGCAACTATGGGAATGGGCAGGTTGGTGATCCCATGTAAAAATCAGACTACAAGATAACCCAGGGCATATAAGGTTCTCTCAACAGACGACAAACAAAACAGCTACTGATTCTAGTTTGCCTTATGTCGTACCCAGCAATGCACCCAACTGATGGCGAGCTGAGCCTACCTGTCAATCTTGGGAAGTGTGGTGATCCAGACTAGCAATGGGATGAGGAAGGCTGCTGTCTTGCCACTGCCAGTCTCAGCTACACCAATGATGTCACGATTCTGCAGCCCAATGGGAATGGCCTGACGCTGGATAGGTGTTGGCTCCTACAGTGGCCCAGAATAAAAGTAATGGGTAGAGAATCACACCATCTGGGATAGAGCTAACCCAGCGGGCAAAGCATGCTCCCACCATATACCCGAGACACATAGGAAAGGGGGCCCAAGGAAAAACACAAGCCCTAAAGGCCCACATTTCCACCACAAAGTGACAGGCATAGTTAAGTTTGGTGCTGTGGGCAGAGAAGACGAAGGATGGTGAAGGAACAGAGCTCTCCAGTCCCAACTACATTTGCAGTCCTAGAACGTAGGAGGAGCCAGCGGAAGCTCTGGGTCAGTCTGCCCCTTTACCTTGTAGCCACACTTATCAATGACTTCCAGGATATGAGGGGGCAGAGACGAATCTTTCCAGGACCGGATGGGATTGGGGATCTTGCCACCTTTGGTGGTGATGCTGTAATCTTCACGGAAGATCCGCCAGTCCCTGTCCGTCATCTCATCCAACTTCTTCTGGGACCAATGGCGGTCATCCCAGCGTTGCTTGGCCTCCTTTTTGCGAAGTTTGCGGAGTCTTGCTCTGAAGAAGACATGATTGGAGGTTAAGCGAAATCAGTTTACTCCTTGTCGTGGCCTCCGCGCTCTGCCCAACCACCCTAAGCCCAACGACTCACTCCTCCTGCTCCTTTTCCTCCAGGGTTCGCCTCTTCTCCATCAGGTCTCCATAGAAACGTGACTGCTCTCGCTTCTGCTGCTTTAGGTCAATGCCTGCAATGAAGCCTCGCCCCAACAGCTGCACCTGGTGTCGTTCTTTATACCTGCGATGCAGACAGAGAACTGAGCAGTTCACGGCAAGGGCAACCTGCTGATGGGCACCGATTCTCCCCCAGCTCAGAAAGACTGGTCAATCCCTGCCTCATCCCAGACCCGCTTGCTTTTTCTGTCACTAGCTCTTCAGGACCACCCAGTGTCCGAGCCCCAGGATGTGGGCACGGAGCCACTCACAGGGGGTTGTAATCAATGGAGGTGTCTTCAGACGCATCCCACTCAAACACAAACTTTCGGTCATTGAGATGCCTTGTTCGGCGCCGTTTTTTGATGCCACCCAGGTAACGCTCCTATCAAGGAAAGCACAGAGCTCGTCAGCTGAGGTCCTGacctgagacagagagagaaacgaccaaccctggcctctgggggggggtggggggggtctcGGCCGGTACCTTAATGGCGTGCAGCTCCTTGCTCTTGTCCTTTTCTTCCCGGATCTTCTGCCGCCCCTCCTCATCCTCATTTCCGTTGGTCTCCCGCTCCATCCTTTCCCTCCGTTCTCTCCGTTCCCTTTCCTGAGGATCTTCTGCAGACAAAGAAGAACAGCTGTGGAAGAGCTCCGTGGGAGGGAGAGGCTCGGAAAGCATGCAGGCAATCAGGACATGGGAGGAAAGCGAATGGACGTGGGGTGGGAAGGGGACCTAACACATTTCCATGACCTTTCACCATTCCAAAGTCTGGAACAAAAAGTCTCCATCTTCCGCCCTCCCATTCTTTTTGCAATGGTTGGCGATCAGACCCAGGGCCTTTTGAATGGCAGGCAAGTTCTACCAGGAGCTATAGCCTAATTTCTATCCCTCTCCATAACTTCACCCCACCCTTTCTACTCAGGACAGAAAACAAACCCAGCATCTTCCTGCCCAGGTCCTGGaactgtttccttttcttccgCTCCTCTTCGAGCATCTTCTGGCGCTCCTCCACCTCCTGCTGCCGCCGCTTCAGAGCTTCAGCCTCCCGCTCTGCTTTAGAGAGGAATTTGGGCTTCAAGACAGAAGGGAATGGTTAACAGCATCTAGCCACATCACTGCCACAGAGACCCAGGAAGGCCCTAAATATTCACTTAACATAGTAAATATTCTGATAAAACTACATAGAGGCCTAGGACTCTGGCATGGACTGCAGGTACAGCCAGTCAGGTGGCATGGTGGGAACACAGCAGCCTCCTGGCATGGTAGTTCCATGAGAAAATAACGTATCAATACCGAGGAGACGAGCCCACAGAGGTGACTGTAAGGACAGAAAAGGCATCGGCATCGGCATCTGTGAACGGGCCTCAGTGGAAACCACTGGTACTGCAGCCGAGACTTCTCAGTCCTAGAGCTCCAACGCTGAAGCTGCCCAGTTGTGGCATTTGTTAGAACAGCCAGAGCACATGAATCCAGATGCCACAGCCTTACCTTAGCTTCAGCTTCCTCCTCAGCCTTTTTCTTGGCCAGAAGTTCCTCCAGGGACAGTGGCTGGATCTGAGCATGAGACATGGGAACTGGGTTTAGAAAGATTCTCCCTCATGGAACTAGAGACATGGctccgaggttaagagcactggctgctcttccagtacCCATATGGAAGCTTACGActgtctacaactccagttccaggggatctgactgcttcacacagacatacatgcaaacaaaacataatGCACATAACAAGTATAAAGGAATCATTAAAAAAAGATTCTCTTCCTTAGCTGGGCACTGGTAGTAGCGGCAGTGGCGCACaccttaaccccagcactgggaggcagaggcaggcggatctctgagttccaggtcagccctTGAAGGAGGCGCCAGCCCACCTTACCTTAGGTCGCTTGTCTCCATGTTCATCCTCGTCACCCTTCTTAGAATCTCTGTCCTTCCGAGACTTGAAATCCTTTCCTCGGCCAGGAGACAAGCtttaaggaaaaagaggaaaggttCAGAGCTAAGAGAACAGAAGTTTTCTTAGTACTCAAGACTGGCCATGGTCAGCCATCACGACCTAAAGCTTTCTTAAGCAAGGCCCAGTCCCCTGCCTGCTCTGAAACCTATTTATGCCCCATCTCGACTCCACTCTACCCGAACTCCTTCTGACTTAACTCTTTCAGAAAAGTGGCTTCACTACTGTTATCAAAAGTTCCAAACAAGCCAGGgtatagtggcgcacacctttggtcctagcacccaggaagcagacacaggcagataaagctctgtgagtttggggccagcctggtctacatagtttcagggcatccagggctacacagaaagtctTTGTCTTAGGAAAGGAAAGCCACACCCatcaagtctcaccaacatgaccgcttaaacatgagctgaacaggAAGCACATGGGACGTGCTACCGTGCATGGCGGAAAGCTCTCCTCAACCTTCCACAAAAAACTACAGGCAGCTCAGGAGAACAGTGTTTGCTAGGAACAAGCACACCAACTAACTGCTTACCCAAAACCAAGGGGCCAGGCCTAAAACCACACACAAGCAGTATTATATGTAGTAAGCAGATTGTACTTATGTACTCTGgaatacacacaaacacgcacatacATGGATGTAACAGTCCTTACATGACAATGAAAgaggaggtcatgaatttgaaagagaggaggggaataTGAGAGGCTTTTGAGTGGGGAATAAAAggggaaattatataattatagtataatctcaaatataaaagaaatgctttttttaaatttaaaattaagtcaaaaCCATCTAAATAGTAAGCAAGACAGGCATAAAAgctcacacctgtaactccagcccacAGGAGGGCCGAGGCAAACTCAAGACCACCCTGGCTACCAAGTGGGACTCTGTCTAAAAAATAGTAAAACCCAAAAGTACCAAACAGAAACAGATTCGGGAGAGTCTGTTTGTGGTTAGGCACCCGTTGCTCTCAAGGaagtcccaggttcagttcccagcatccatagggCGGCTCACGACCATCTGAACCCCGGTTCTAAGGGATCTGACAGCCTCTgttgacctccatgggcaccaggtacgcatgtggtacacaaacatatatgaaggcaaagcactcatatgcatgaaataaaagaaataaacctcaagaaataaaagtaaaagccaggcatagtcatgtatgcctacaatcccagcactcaagagacttaGGCAAGAGAAtcccaagttccaggccagcctgtattacatacatagcaagttccaggccaacctgaaaTACAAGAACCTATCACGCATGTGCTcccaaaatagaaattaaaaaaaaaaaaaacctaaacagtAGTTGCACACTGAAAAATAAGACCCTTCTCTTTACAATACACAGAGGATTGAAGACACACGGCTGAGCCCTCCCCTGACTGATCTTTCCCCAGCTTCACGTTTGTTGTATGTTAAGCTGGAGAGAGCACAGCAACCCTACAGAGTTCCTGTAAGTTGTCTTGGCCTCTAACCCACAGCACGAGCTGAGGAGAACTCAGGAGAGCAGTAGTGTAGAGCTTCCTCggagcccctccccccccacccctctgGTTTTTctagaaagggtttctctgtgtagccctgcctgtcctcaaacctggctgcctctgcctcccaagtgctgggattaaaggtgtgtgcgacTACCACACAGCTTAAACTCTTATTGCTGCCCAGCCAGTGCTTtaatctgctgagccatcctgcccgTCCTCGAGAGTTCTTCCTCACCTTTTCCTTAACAAATCAGGAGTtgttctgcttttaaaaaaagaaaagaaacacaggggccggagagatggctcagtggataagagcacccaactgctcttccggaggtccggagttcaaatcccagcaaccacatggtggctcacaaccatccgtaacgagatctgactgaagatagctacagtgtacttacatataataagtcaatctttaaaaaaaaaagaaacacaaacaaaaaatcctttgCATAGTAAGTTTCCAGAGGAATGAGTTCATCGGGTAGGAACActtgctgaggacccaggttcagttcccagcacccacatgatggatcAGAGCCTCAGAACCACacgtaactccagtcccagggcatccaatgccccCTTCTGATCCCAGAACGCCAGGCATGCAGatggtacacatgcacacatgtaggcagaacacacgcaccacacacatacactccacacatgcgcgtgcgcacacatacacaccacaccacacacacacacacccggagGCCAGAGGCCGTATCTTGTGTAGCCTAGGTAAAAAATTGAATTGTACAATGGAGCTCTAGGAATGTTTGACTAACTGATAAGTTTTTCAAATGAATTTCTCAGTTCTAAGAataatctgaattttaaaatgtgaccTGAATTACTTTGCTTGCTGggttgtgtgcgtgcgtgcgtgcgtgcgtgcgtgtacacatgtgtgcagaggcCTCAGGAAGGCATCACATGTTCTGCTCCATCACTCTCTTTCCtacttctttgagacagggcttctcactgaagctgaagctaggctggtggccagcaagtctcagcaatcctcctgcctctgctccccaaggCGCTGAGGTTGCAGGGGAAGAACGTAGCAGGACTTTCATTGTGGGGGCTCTGAACCCcactttactttcttttcttgttttttttttttcaattttatttgcatttattttatgctgaattAATCCCTGTCCCATAAGTCCTGTTTCCTGTTTTGTCTGAggtatctttttcttttgttcagcCTTTTCTGGCTTAGAAAACAGTGTGTTCCTTTTCCATGAGGATCATCTTGCCGTGGAGGAAGCTCACACACGAGTCAATCTGACACAGCTCTGTGATACCCCAGTGCATTTTAGGTAACCTGTTCCCCTAGCTGTTCAGTGACTAGAGATCCGGTTCAGCACCCCTCTGCGTTTTTCGGCACAAGCAGTGAAGATTCAGCACTGTTTTGGGCACACTGATCCTGTGTCCAGCTCCACTGGCTTGGGCACATCTGCAGACTCCATCATTATACTGCTAGGATGCCGCACGTGGCTTTTCAAATACGCCTACCTTTGGTTGCCTGGGCAATTACACAGGTGTTAAAATGAGGGTAAAGATTTGGCCTTCTTGATTTCCTTCATTTTGTAGGGTTTTCTGGGACAAGACAAAAGCTAATCATTTTCAAAGGTCCCAGGCAGCTTTAAGGGAGAACCACTTTTCTTTCTGAAGAAGATGCATGCTGAACTGAGCACAGACGGCTCACGCCTGCAATGCCAGGAGgagcaagagttcaaggccagccataaCTGGGCTACACAGGAAGGTGCGGGCCACCCAGGCGAAGTAAGAAGACACTGACTGATTGATCAAACAAAGGAATAAATGGGAAAGGCACACACTTTCTGAGGACTCTGTAGAAACTACCCGTGGGATCTGCTAAGAGAAGTCTATTTCCTCCCAGGAAGCTACGGTGTGGCTCAGGAGAGCTGGACGCATCCCCTAACCCCAGTCACTCCTTACCTGGATCTTTTTCGGTCCTTGTCCCGTCGGTGGCCATCCTTGTCCCGCTCCCGCTCCTTCTTACTCCGGTCCCGTTCCTTATCTCGCTCCCGCTCTTTGTGCCGCCGTTCCCTGAAAGACGCAAGATGGAAGAAATCCTTGGCTGGTTCTAGAGTTTCTTACCTCACTGAGGCCTGGAAAGGCTCCCATGCTCTTTTCTCCTTAAAGTCCTGGCTGACAACTGGAGAATGTGCTTCTCAGGGACATTCTGAGGAAATTCTAgtaagatctgtgtgtgtgtgtgcgcgcgtgcactcGTGTGTCCACGGGTATGGTGTATAGGTGCACGATGAATGAATGCATGGTAGTGTGCAGGTACAAGCAGGATGGCAGATGGCTTCTTCTATAGCTCTCGGCattagagacaaggtctctatGATGGCTATACTTGGTTGTAAACTTGACTACGTCTGGAACTAAAACCCCACAATGGAGGGTACATCTGTGAGGGATTTGCTTAACCTGAAGTAGGGAGATCCACTTCTCGGAATCTCTGAGGTAGGAGGCCATGCCTTTAATGCACATCTGGTCTGGCCACGCCTCCTGCTGGAAGCCCATGGAAGGGCGAGGAGAAAGCCTGTTCTTTGCCTGCTCGACCTCACCTCGCTAAGTCCACTCCTTCCCCGAGTCTACAGAGCAAACTGACTACTACAGCCTCTCACTGAACTGGAAAGTCACCGTTTTGGCTAACCTGGCTGGCCAGTGATCTCGAGGAACCCGCCTGTCTCCTGGATTACGGCACCCACAGCTTTTCACTTGCACACCAGGGATCTGAGGTGTTAGGGCCTTATGCTTACCACTGAGTGATCGCTCTGTCCTTCAACCTAAACCAACAAAACCCCTTATATGTGTGTTTGCCCACaagtaccacatgtgtgcctgttgcccaaagaggccagaagagggcactggatcctcttgaattggagttacagggagccgtgagccaccatgtgggtgttgagaatcCTACAAAGTGAGCCTGggccccctggaagagcagtcagcgctctgaGCTGTTCTGccacctctctccttctttcttttcctttcttttcttttcaacaggatctctcagtgaacctggagcttggGGACTGGCTAGGATGGCTGGCTGACTAGGCAAGCCCTGccagctgggattgcaggtgcatGCTGTCACATGCAACTGCTTACCTGCATGCTCAGGCCCCTAACTCCGGCCTGCGCACTCACATAGCAAGCGCTTTACACTTTATCACTGAGGCCAGGCTTAACCCCTAAGAGCACAGATCCTGCTCTTAAGATCTTCCAGAGCGATGTCGTCATACTATGTTTTAGTAGCAAGGGCCGATCAGGGGCTGTGAGAACAGCTGAGCCATGTGCCTCGACCATCTGCAGCTGCCCCTTACAAGCTCATTTTCAATCTTCAGGAACTGGTTACTCAGCAGCGTATCATGGGAAGACCTATGACCACAGCCTCAGGAGGCTGGCAGAGGAACCGTAAGTTCCCGTCCACTCGGGCCACTCAAGTATGAAACGCTGTTGCTTAACAGGACAGGTGCCAAGCATCCTCCCCTCCTAGTGTAACAGACAAAGAGCCACTTTACCTCTCTACAGACTTGGAACGGGACCGAGAGCGAGAACGGCTCCCTCCTCTACGCCTATCCCGTGAGCGATGCCGCTTCCTATCTTTAGATGGGGAGGACTTCCGGTCCCGGTCTCTATCGCGATCTCTCTCAGGAGTCCGTGATCGCTTCCTTTCCTCCTTGGGTGATGCGTCTCGGTCCTTTTTGTCAGCCAGTTCTCCTGCCATCTGGGTGAGAAAGAGGTCCTCATTGCGTCCAGTTCAGCAAACCTCAAAGCtaatgtgtgtgttagtgtaccTGCTTCTACAGGTACATACACAAGCTCTGATTAGCAGAGGCCTGGTAGGTCCTCGTGAAAAGCCCATACTTCTTCATTACATGAGACTGTCTCCCTGTGATTTCTTCTTACAGATTCACCATTCCATTGTTGACAcagggctagcctggactattatctcaaaaccaaaaagtaaCCAACACCATTTAAAACACAAGACACCAGCGGGGTGgagagtggggacatccttgtggagaagggtggggtggggggatgaggtatgggatatggaacacaTGGAGGATGGacagggaataaaatctggagtgggaaaaaaaaaaaaaagaaaccaccagaggagaaacaaaatattttactCTGATTTAAAGAAATGCACTCTAGGGGCTGGGGAGCCGGCCTGGTCTATAAGGTGTCCGTCCACTGCACAAGCATGAAGGCCAC encodes the following:
- the Ddx23 gene encoding probable ATP-dependent RNA helicase DDX23 → MAGELADKKDRDASPKEERKRSRTPERDRDRDRDRKSSPSKDRKRHRSRDRRRGGSRSRSRSRSKSVERERRHKERERDKERDRSKKERERDKDGHRRDKDRKRSSLSPGRGKDFKSRKDRDSKKGDEDEHGDKRPKIQPLSLEELLAKKKAEEEAEAKPKFLSKAEREAEALKRRQQEVEERQKMLEEERKKRKQFQDLGRKMLEDPQERERRERRERMERETNGNEDEEGRQKIREEKDKSKELHAIKERYLGGIKKRRRTRHLNDRKFVFEWDASEDTSIDYNPLYKERHQVQLLGRGFIAGIDLKQQKREQSRFYGDLMEKRRTLEEKEQEEARLRKLRKKEAKQRWDDRHWSQKKLDEMTDRDWRIFREDYSITTKGGKIPNPIRSWKDSSLPPHILEVIDKCGYKEPTPIQRQAIPIGLQNRDIIGVAETGSGKTAAFLIPLLVWITTLPKIDRIEESDQGPYAIILAPTRELAQQIEEETIKFGKPLGIRTVAVIGGISREDQGFRLRMGCEIVIATPGRLIDVLENRYLVLSRCTYVVLDEADRMIDMGFEPDVQKILEHMPVSNQKPDTDEAEDPEKMLANFESGKHKYRQTVMFTATMPPAVERLARSYLRRPAVVYIGSAGKPHERVEQKVFLMSESEKRKKLLAILEQGFDPPIIIFVNQKKGCDVLAKSLEKMGYNACTLHGGKGQEQREFALSNLKAGAKDILVATDVAGRGIDIQDVSMVVNYDMAKNIEDYIHRIGRTGRAGKSGVAITFLTKEDSAVFYELKQAILESPVSSCPPELANHPDAQHKPGTILTKKRREETIFA